In Gimesia benthica, a single window of DNA contains:
- a CDS encoding GntR family transcriptional regulator — MSQIELTSNPSASIADQLRMEIITGRIEEGAALREVSLAERFEVSRAPIREALKQLAHEGMVESKPNCGMRVAPSSSKSMQELVIPLRQTVETFALRSIFDDLKNDDFAEWEALLTEMKAACENQDFLQLTELDIKFHQSIVARSPEQGLMTIWLTLVSRLRRHFLEGFQKPNDPMKVYYEHLAIVSMFRSGKLEPSIQALISNID; from the coding sequence ATGAGCCAGATAGAACTGACATCGAACCCGTCAGCCAGCATCGCTGATCAACTGCGAATGGAAATCATTACCGGACGCATCGAAGAGGGCGCCGCCTTGCGTGAAGTGAGTTTGGCAGAGCGTTTTGAAGTGAGTCGGGCTCCGATTCGCGAGGCCCTGAAGCAGTTGGCTCATGAAGGCATGGTGGAGTCCAAACCCAACTGTGGAATGCGGGTGGCACCTTCCTCATCCAAATCCATGCAGGAACTTGTCATTCCACTCAGACAGACCGTGGAAACCTTCGCTCTCCGATCGATCTTTGATGATCTGAAAAATGATGATTTTGCGGAGTGGGAAGCCCTGCTCACCGAGATGAAAGCCGCTTGTGAAAACCAGGACTTCCTGCAACTGACCGAACTGGACATCAAATTCCATCAGTCGATTGTCGCCCGCTCCCCGGAACAAGGCCTGATGACCATCTGGCTGACGCTCGTCTCCCGCCTGCGGAGACACTTTCTGGAAGGCTTTCAAAAGCCAAATGACCCCATGAAGGTCTATTACGAACACCTGGCGATTGTCTCCATGTTTCGTTCCGGCAAACTGGAACCATCCATCCAGGCGCTGATTTCAAATATCGACTGA
- a CDS encoding fasciclin domain-containing protein yields MNLFVKQYAALATAFTVMISANFTHAAEQKNIVETAVEAGSFKTLATALTEADLVKALEGKGPFTVFAPTDEAFSKLPPGTVETLLKPENKSKLVDILTYHVVSGEVPAAKVVKLTGAETLNGQRVDIMTKDGSVMVDGATVIKADIKCSNGIIHVIDQVILPADKNLVETASAAGKFNTLLTAATKAGLAGVLAEKGPFTVFAPTDEAFAKLPEGTIESLLKPENKKKLADILKYHVIAGRVYSDKALTAGEAKTLQGQKVKISASSGVAKVNQAKILKTDIDASNGVIHVIDAVILPPEGKKVTAREACHQIRETVAQGAHLYNCGHYQQSAKLYRKTMQSMLQEVDGMPSDVSHQMHQALTSSKSMHCASQQAWTLRNALDHAYARMSAL; encoded by the coding sequence ATGAATCTCTTCGTTAAGCAGTATGCGGCGCTGGCCACCGCCTTCACTGTTATGATTTCGGCCAATTTCACGCATGCCGCAGAGCAGAAAAACATCGTTGAAACCGCTGTCGAAGCTGGTTCATTTAAAACGCTGGCGACAGCCCTCACTGAGGCAGATCTCGTTAAAGCGCTCGAAGGTAAGGGGCCATTTACCGTCTTCGCTCCGACTGATGAAGCTTTCAGCAAGCTACCACCAGGAACAGTTGAGACTCTCCTCAAGCCGGAAAATAAATCCAAGCTGGTTGACATTTTGACCTACCATGTAGTCTCGGGTGAAGTGCCTGCAGCCAAGGTTGTGAAGTTAACCGGAGCTGAAACTTTAAATGGTCAGCGAGTCGACATCATGACTAAAGATGGTTCAGTCATGGTCGACGGGGCAACTGTCATCAAGGCTGATATTAAATGTTCCAACGGGATCATCCATGTGATCGATCAGGTAATCTTGCCCGCAGACAAGAATCTCGTGGAGACTGCTTCGGCCGCTGGTAAGTTTAACACACTGCTGACAGCTGCTACTAAAGCTGGTTTAGCAGGGGTTTTGGCAGAGAAAGGGCCTTTCACAGTGTTTGCTCCAACAGATGAGGCATTCGCTAAACTTCCGGAAGGCACGATTGAATCATTATTGAAGCCGGAAAATAAGAAGAAACTGGCTGATATTCTCAAATACCACGTCATTGCTGGTCGTGTGTATTCAGACAAAGCCCTGACCGCAGGCGAAGCGAAAACGCTGCAGGGGCAGAAGGTGAAGATTAGTGCCAGTAGTGGTGTCGCGAAAGTGAATCAGGCTAAAATCCTCAAGACAGATATCGATGCCTCTAACGGTGTGATTCATGTGATTGACGCTGTGATTCTGCCGCCAGAAGGTAAGAAAGTGACAGCTCGTGAAGCCTGTCACCAGATTCGCGAGACCGTTGCTCAGGGGGCTCACTTATACAACTGCGGTCACTACCAGCAGTCAGCGAAACTGTATCGGAAGACAATGCAGTCGATGTTGCAGGAAGTGGATGGAATGCCGTCTGATGTCAGTCATCAGATGCACCAGGCGTTAACTTCCTCGAAAAGCATGCATTGTGCTTCGCAGCAGGCCTGGACTCTGCGGAATGCATTAGACCACGCCTACGCACGGATGTCTGCACTGTAA
- a CDS encoding PVC-type heme-binding CxxCH protein, which yields MPSLRVSPHLSRNFSLILFLCVLVGFVSSLTLTANSADKSASPKTVDYAAEMKRIPPRAPKDALKSFKIHPDFKIELVAAEPLLRDPVAMCFDARGRAYVVEMPEYNDAHKEGYSSVKLLEDTDGDGVFDKSSPFLTDVTLPTAVFCYQGGVFVGAPPYVYYCKDTNGDGKADVREVVMEGFGRDKGDEGMINSFRWGMDNRIYFSTGIDGGMVTVAAEEPEKQFNTKGRGVILDPATRKIELTTGGGQHGMSLGIWNRAFVCANSVPMQVLMYDDRYIARNPYLAPPPAPVNIAPGGKFTKLMRISQIEPWRILRTRLRAASERGDSEGGKPSGFFTAATGITAYRGDAWPLEYQGNLFVGEPANNLVYRAAPKPDGLSLVAPRADQDAEFLASTDVWFRPVQFENGPDGALYVLDMYRELIEGAPFIPEEILKHIDPIGGQDKGRIYRIVPKNFERPALSDLTKLSSKELVALLESDNGWTRDTAQRLIYERQDTSVVPDLKQLAAASRKPVTRATALWSLQGLKSLDAKTLLQRMHDNDPQVSIQCLRIAEQLAEDHLIQQAMVSLAGHVSLDVRYQAAFSLGAIHTRARNQALAGLLAREIDNKWMRMAVHSSLNRGAGEVFSILAKSPVTLNNKNGQAFLNDLAVQIGAQSDSSNVKHLMVALEALPDTDQELAQQFFRNLLSRASASTKQVLAKSKSEYTAQLLSGMMKSTIEQATNSKLPVKTRVEAIPTLSIGSPDETLPVFEELLSVQQPLPIRQKAITTLGLVNDERVPELLVEAWPGLSPQLRMSAVETLFSRQPWQVALLDAVKAGEINSGDISPERVQLLKSSQDKAIKKRATDLFQNQRLTGRSDVIKQYQSSLKLKGDPANGKLVFKKNCAACHRLENVGVQLGADLKAIKDRGTEAVLLNILDPNREVKPQYVTYLLVTTQGRTITGLIKAENANSITIARADGTSDTVLRIDIDELISSKLSFMPEGLEKQIDQQQMADLLAYLNSIK from the coding sequence ATGCCCTCCCTCCGCGTCTCTCCCCATCTTTCTCGGAACTTTTCGCTGATTTTGTTCCTGTGTGTGCTTGTTGGGTTTGTCAGCAGTCTGACTCTAACTGCAAATTCAGCAGATAAAAGTGCTTCTCCCAAGACGGTCGACTATGCGGCAGAGATGAAACGGATTCCTCCCCGGGCTCCAAAGGATGCGTTGAAGTCATTTAAGATTCATCCTGATTTCAAAATCGAGCTGGTGGCCGCTGAGCCGTTGCTGCGTGATCCGGTTGCCATGTGTTTTGATGCCCGGGGACGGGCATACGTGGTGGAAATGCCCGAATACAACGACGCTCACAAAGAAGGTTACAGCTCTGTCAAACTGCTCGAAGATACTGACGGTGATGGCGTCTTCGATAAAAGTTCTCCGTTTCTGACAGATGTCACTTTGCCGACCGCAGTCTTCTGTTACCAGGGGGGCGTATTTGTGGGCGCACCACCTTATGTCTATTACTGCAAAGATACGAATGGCGACGGGAAGGCCGACGTGCGGGAAGTCGTCATGGAAGGCTTTGGGCGGGACAAAGGGGATGAGGGGATGATCAACTCCTTCCGCTGGGGAATGGATAACCGTATTTACTTCTCCACGGGCATCGATGGCGGAATGGTTACCGTGGCTGCGGAAGAGCCAGAGAAACAATTTAATACCAAAGGGCGGGGCGTGATCCTCGATCCTGCAACGCGTAAGATTGAACTCACAACAGGCGGTGGACAGCATGGGATGAGCCTGGGGATCTGGAACCGGGCCTTTGTCTGTGCCAACAGTGTGCCGATGCAGGTGCTGATGTACGATGACCGTTATATCGCACGCAACCCCTATCTGGCGCCACCACCGGCTCCAGTGAATATTGCTCCCGGCGGAAAGTTTACCAAGCTGATGCGCATCAGCCAGATCGAGCCCTGGCGAATTTTGCGGACCCGACTCCGGGCGGCCAGCGAGCGCGGAGATTCTGAAGGCGGAAAGCCCTCGGGCTTTTTCACCGCGGCGACCGGGATTACCGCCTATCGGGGCGATGCCTGGCCCTTGGAGTACCAGGGAAATTTGTTTGTCGGTGAACCTGCTAATAATCTCGTCTATCGAGCTGCGCCTAAACCCGATGGTCTGTCGCTGGTGGCTCCGCGTGCCGACCAGGATGCTGAATTCCTGGCCTCAACCGATGTCTGGTTTCGACCAGTGCAGTTTGAAAATGGCCCGGACGGCGCCTTATATGTACTGGACATGTATCGTGAGCTGATCGAAGGGGCCCCCTTCATTCCGGAAGAGATCCTCAAGCATATTGATCCCATCGGTGGACAGGACAAGGGACGTATCTATCGGATCGTGCCGAAGAACTTCGAGCGCCCCGCTCTATCTGATTTGACGAAGCTGTCATCAAAGGAACTCGTGGCATTGCTCGAAAGCGATAACGGCTGGACGCGTGATACCGCGCAGCGACTGATCTACGAGCGTCAGGACACGTCGGTTGTTCCTGATCTGAAACAACTGGCGGCAGCTTCCAGGAAGCCGGTAACCCGCGCGACTGCACTCTGGTCATTACAGGGCTTAAAGTCTCTCGATGCGAAAACTTTATTGCAGAGGATGCATGATAATGATCCCCAGGTGAGCATTCAGTGCCTGCGGATCGCGGAACAGCTTGCTGAGGATCACTTGATTCAACAGGCTATGGTCTCCCTGGCTGGTCATGTCTCACTGGATGTGCGCTACCAGGCTGCATTCTCGCTTGGAGCCATCCACACCAGAGCCCGCAATCAGGCGTTGGCGGGTCTGCTTGCTCGTGAAATTGATAACAAGTGGATGCGGATGGCTGTGCATAGTTCGCTGAACCGAGGGGCTGGAGAAGTATTTTCAATACTGGCGAAGAGCCCTGTCACGCTCAATAATAAAAACGGTCAGGCATTTCTTAATGATCTGGCTGTGCAGATTGGCGCCCAGTCGGATTCGTCGAACGTGAAGCATCTGATGGTGGCACTCGAAGCACTGCCCGATACCGATCAGGAACTGGCTCAACAGTTCTTTCGCAATCTGCTCTCCAGGGCGTCGGCTTCGACCAAGCAGGTGTTGGCAAAGTCAAAAAGCGAATATACGGCTCAACTGTTATCGGGGATGATGAAGTCGACCATTGAGCAGGCGACCAACTCGAAACTGCCTGTAAAGACACGCGTTGAGGCCATTCCCACTTTGAGTATTGGAAGCCCTGATGAAACGTTACCGGTTTTCGAGGAGCTGCTGTCAGTCCAGCAGCCGCTCCCGATTCGCCAGAAAGCAATCACCACGTTAGGGCTGGTGAATGATGAGCGGGTGCCGGAACTTCTGGTAGAAGCCTGGCCTGGTCTGAGCCCGCAATTACGCATGAGTGCAGTCGAAACACTGTTCTCCCGCCAGCCGTGGCAGGTCGCCTTACTGGATGCGGTCAAAGCAGGTGAAATCAACTCCGGTGATATCAGTCCCGAACGCGTTCAGCTCTTAAAGAGCAGTCAGGATAAAGCGATCAAAAAGCGGGCGACCGACCTCTTTCAGAATCAGCGTCTGACCGGCCGCTCGGATGTGATCAAGCAGTATCAGTCTTCACTCAAACTCAAAGGTGATCCTGCCAACGGCAAGCTGGTCTTCAAGAAAAACTGTGCTGCCTGTCATCGTCTGGAGAATGTCGGCGTGCAGCTGGGAGCAGACCTCAAGGCGATCAAGGACCGCGGGACCGAAGCCGTTCTACTGAATATTCTGGATCCCAACCGGGAAGTAAAGCCACAGTATGTGACTTACCTGCTGGTCACCACACAGGGGCGGACGATTACCGGTCTGATCAAGGCAGAGAATGCGAACAGCATTACGATCGCCCGGGCAGATGGCACCAGCGATACTGTTCTGCGGATCGACATCGATGAACTGATCAGCTCGAAGCTTTCATTTATGCCTGAAGGCCTGGAGAAGCAGATCGATCAGCAACAGATGGCAGACCTGCTGGCGTATTTGAACTCGATCAAGTAA
- a CDS encoding sulfatase family protein, producing MLQTLVCLCLFLSVSQHPLCAADVPQHPNIVVVLVDDLRWDELGCMGHPFVRTPHIDRIAREGARFRNAFCSTPLCSPVRACLLTGRYTHNHGILDNINRSEHSHTLKTFPQTLQKAGYQTAYVGKWHMGNDDTARPGFDYWVSMKGQGTSFDPVLNINGERKQLDGHTTDVLNQKANEFLEQNQDKPFCLYIAQKALHPELTQRDDGSITDPSAAKFMPAKRHENLYSDAAIPRRLNVLDDLEGKTALQRKISGLPPLSQKTGTSDDVIRDRLRMLAGIDEGVGMLLDLLEKQGRLDQTVFVFTSDHGYWYGEHGLSVERRLPYEEGIRVPLLVRFPPLVKAGTLVDEFAVSVDLAPTMVDLAHVKSDQKYDGRSLVPLLKGEHPTDWRKSILVEYNSDTVFPRLDRMGYKAVRTPRWKLIQFNELKGMDELYDVQNDPYEFKNVIDQPENEKVVKQLQAELKRLMQ from the coding sequence GTGTTACAGACCCTGGTCTGTCTGTGCCTTTTTCTATCAGTTTCCCAGCATCCGCTTTGTGCGGCCGATGTTCCTCAACACCCGAATATTGTTGTCGTGCTGGTGGACGATCTGCGGTGGGACGAACTGGGGTGCATGGGGCATCCGTTTGTCAGGACACCTCACATTGACCGAATCGCCCGGGAAGGTGCCCGCTTTCGCAACGCGTTCTGTTCGACGCCCCTCTGTTCGCCGGTCCGAGCCTGCCTGTTAACGGGGCGGTATACTCACAATCATGGCATTCTGGATAATATCAATCGGAGCGAACACAGCCATACGCTCAAAACATTTCCCCAGACACTGCAGAAGGCGGGCTACCAGACAGCTTATGTGGGTAAGTGGCACATGGGTAATGATGACACGGCCCGCCCCGGCTTTGATTACTGGGTGAGCATGAAAGGGCAGGGGACATCGTTCGATCCGGTTTTGAATATCAATGGAGAGCGGAAACAGCTTGACGGACACACAACGGATGTACTGAATCAGAAGGCGAATGAATTTCTTGAGCAGAATCAGGACAAGCCATTCTGCCTGTACATCGCCCAGAAAGCACTTCATCCTGAGCTGACACAGCGAGACGATGGAAGTATTACCGATCCTTCCGCCGCGAAGTTTATGCCGGCGAAACGGCACGAAAACCTTTACAGCGATGCCGCGATTCCCCGTCGTTTAAATGTGCTGGACGACCTGGAAGGAAAGACGGCGTTACAGAGAAAGATTTCCGGACTGCCCCCTCTCAGTCAGAAGACGGGGACTAGTGATGATGTCATCCGCGATCGTCTGCGGATGCTGGCCGGCATCGATGAGGGTGTGGGCATGTTGCTGGATTTACTGGAAAAACAGGGGCGTCTTGATCAGACCGTGTTTGTCTTCACCAGTGATCACGGATACTGGTACGGCGAACATGGCTTGAGTGTGGAGCGTCGGCTGCCTTACGAAGAAGGAATCCGCGTGCCGCTGCTGGTCCGTTTTCCTCCCCTGGTCAAAGCCGGAACGCTGGTGGATGAGTTTGCTGTGAGTGTTGACCTGGCTCCCACGATGGTAGATCTGGCACACGTAAAGTCAGATCAGAAATATGACGGACGCAGCCTGGTACCTCTGCTCAAGGGAGAGCACCCAACTGACTGGCGCAAATCCATTCTGGTCGAGTATAACAGTGACACGGTCTTTCCCCGACTGGACCGCATGGGGTACAAGGCGGTACGCACCCCTCGCTGGAAGTTGATTCAGTTCAATGAACTGAAAGGGATGGACGAACTGTATGATGTGCAGAACGATCCCTACGAGTTCAAAAATGTGATCGATCAGCCGGAAAACGAAAAAGTGGTCAAGCAACTGCAGGCAGAGCTGAAACGACTGATGCAGTAG
- a CDS encoding DUF1549 domain-containing protein: protein MSGEQVRNRAGFAWYGKLSASCLVVLAVLVVTSLPDSEAAPRRKPVRKKPPEKKEEPLPPRFMVKSKPVDPVKQASALRSAEEIDRLVEANYKKYNVKPNPMTDDAQFLRRIYLDITGTIPTYRETKYFLASRHPDKRQRLIDRLLDSDGYASHYYNYWADVLRYTDRLNNNVDGAPYRQWIKQSLAENKPWDKMVSEMITAEGLIWENPATGYMQRDSGMPLDNMNNTVRIFLGTRIGCAQCHDHPFDRWKQKEFYEMAAFTFGTSTRASGNDKRYYMEGDPNRRLRQEYQDLDQDEKDRRRNQGRFNRMIRVNMMVVNDQANRKIRLPHDYAYSDAKPKSVVEPKTIFGEAVVVKPGETPREAFARWMVSKNNPRFAKTIANRLWKQTFGRGQIEPVDDMMDDTVAENPELMKHLEAEMKRLNFDMKEYLRILYNTKTYQRQASTEDVPLSEYYHFPGPVLRRMTAEQAWDSFLTLAVVKPEEYRELPAEMETEIISVDLNKASAREVLDADEQKREEIDRTRYKREKKYKYKGQLLARASELPSPVSPSHFLRTFGQSDRELISASSDSGSVPQVLFMFNGPVTHMMLEKGSTIYNNVIESKSLKEGIEVVFMTILNRYPDSDELKLAMEEIETNGAAGYGNVIWALVNTREFLFIQ from the coding sequence ATGTCAGGAGAACAAGTCCGTAACCGCGCAGGTTTTGCGTGGTATGGTAAGCTGAGTGCAAGTTGTCTTGTGGTATTGGCAGTACTGGTGGTTACCAGCCTGCCCGATTCGGAAGCTGCCCCGCGTAGAAAACCCGTCAGAAAGAAACCGCCAGAGAAAAAAGAAGAACCGCTGCCGCCGCGTTTCATGGTCAAGTCAAAACCCGTCGATCCCGTGAAACAGGCTTCCGCCCTGCGTTCAGCTGAGGAAATCGACCGTCTGGTAGAAGCCAACTATAAGAAATACAACGTCAAACCCAATCCGATGACTGACGACGCTCAGTTTCTGCGTCGCATCTATCTGGACATTACGGGCACCATTCCCACCTATCGGGAAACCAAGTACTTCCTCGCATCGCGACATCCTGACAAACGTCAGCGGCTGATTGACCGTCTGCTGGACAGCGATGGCTACGCCAGCCACTATTACAATTACTGGGCTGACGTCCTGCGATATACCGACCGTCTGAACAATAACGTTGACGGTGCTCCCTACCGGCAGTGGATCAAACAGTCTCTGGCCGAAAATAAGCCCTGGGACAAAATGGTTTCCGAAATGATCACCGCCGAAGGTTTGATCTGGGAAAATCCCGCCACCGGCTACATGCAGCGTGATTCCGGTATGCCCCTGGACAACATGAATAACACCGTTCGGATTTTCCTGGGAACCCGCATCGGCTGTGCTCAGTGCCACGATCACCCCTTCGATCGCTGGAAGCAGAAAGAATTCTACGAAATGGCCGCCTTCACCTTTGGAACGTCTACGCGTGCCAGCGGGAATGATAAACGCTACTACATGGAAGGCGACCCGAATCGTCGTCTCCGTCAAGAATATCAGGACCTTGATCAGGATGAAAAGGATCGCCGCCGCAATCAGGGACGATTCAACCGTATGATCCGGGTCAATATGATGGTCGTTAACGACCAGGCCAATCGCAAGATTCGCCTGCCACACGACTATGCCTACAGCGACGCCAAACCAAAATCGGTCGTTGAGCCAAAAACGATCTTCGGTGAAGCCGTTGTTGTGAAACCGGGAGAAACTCCCCGCGAAGCCTTCGCCCGCTGGATGGTTTCTAAGAACAATCCTCGTTTCGCCAAGACCATTGCCAACCGGCTCTGGAAACAGACCTTTGGACGCGGACAGATCGAACCCGTCGATGACATGATGGACGATACCGTCGCAGAGAACCCCGAACTGATGAAGCATCTCGAAGCTGAGATGAAACGACTCAACTTCGACATGAAAGAGTACCTGCGAATTCTGTACAATACCAAAACCTATCAGCGGCAGGCCTCCACGGAAGATGTACCCCTCAGCGAGTACTATCACTTCCCCGGCCCGGTACTGCGTCGTATGACTGCAGAACAGGCGTGGGATTCCTTCCTGACCCTGGCTGTCGTCAAACCGGAAGAATACCGCGAACTGCCTGCGGAAATGGAAACGGAAATCATTTCTGTCGATCTGAATAAGGCTTCCGCCCGGGAAGTCCTCGATGCAGATGAACAGAAACGGGAAGAGATTGACCGCACCCGTTACAAACGGGAAAAGAAGTACAAGTACAAAGGTCAGTTGCTGGCACGGGCCTCGGAGCTGCCGTCCCCCGTTTCTCCCAGCCACTTCCTGCGTACGTTCGGTCAGTCGGATCGCGAACTGATTTCAGCCTCCTCCGATAGCGGTTCGGTACCACAGGTCCTGTTCATGTTCAATGGTCCGGTGACCCACATGATGCTCGAAAAAGGCTCGACGATTTACAACAACGTGATTGAGTCGAAATCGCTCAAGGAAGGGATCGAAGTCGTCTTCATGACGATTCTGAATCGTTACCCCGACAGCGATGAACTCAAACTCGCGATGGAGGAAATCGAAACCAACGGCGCCGCCGGTTACGGAAACGTGATCTGGGCACTCGTGAATACTCGAGAGTTCCTGTTCATTCAATAA
- a CDS encoding DUF1501 domain-containing protein, whose amino-acid sequence MRDLLSKLDGQGRRQFLEYAAKSALGVSVLPMFNNIVNAAPAKKKGDKTQGKGGKAKRLIYLYMAGAMTHLDTFDLKPGHKNQGETKGIKTNVAGAQISEHLPTLAENFDKMAVINSMYTETGAHGPGEYLMRTSYKEIASTRHPSMGPWIQKFNGRQNKNLPDTVLISSPARHPSAGFFDPSFSPLPIGDPNRGLENTDAPSYLSDNSFEKRMNLINKFDQKFQKKFKNESVVAYTDFYSQATNLLSSDELKAFDLNEEKAEDRDRYGRNSFGQGCMLARRLVENNVRCVEVTFGGWDMHRDIYDDNILPNKTGILDKALGNLLQDLSDRGLLDETLVVLTTEFGRTPVINQNAGRDHHPGVFSAALMGGGIKGGQFYGKSDKGGQSVETDGVLPADFNATIATALGLPIDKEIFSPNGRPFKVAHDGDPVLKLL is encoded by the coding sequence ATGCGAGACTTACTCTCAAAACTGGATGGACAGGGACGTCGGCAGTTTCTTGAATACGCAGCCAAATCCGCGCTGGGAGTCAGCGTGCTTCCGATGTTTAATAACATCGTAAACGCAGCTCCCGCCAAGAAAAAAGGTGACAAAACTCAGGGTAAAGGTGGCAAAGCCAAACGCCTGATCTATCTCTACATGGCTGGCGCCATGACGCACCTGGATACTTTCGACTTGAAACCGGGCCACAAGAATCAGGGAGAAACCAAGGGAATCAAAACCAACGTAGCCGGTGCCCAGATTTCCGAACACCTGCCGACCCTGGCAGAAAATTTCGACAAGATGGCCGTCATCAATTCCATGTACACAGAAACCGGTGCCCATGGCCCCGGGGAATACCTGATGCGGACCAGCTACAAGGAAATCGCTTCGACCCGGCACCCCAGCATGGGTCCCTGGATTCAGAAATTCAATGGACGTCAAAACAAGAACCTGCCGGATACCGTGCTCATCAGTTCGCCCGCTCGGCACCCCAGCGCCGGTTTCTTCGATCCTTCTTTCAGCCCGCTGCCGATTGGCGATCCCAACCGGGGGCTGGAAAATACCGACGCTCCTTCGTATCTCTCGGATAACTCCTTCGAAAAACGCATGAACCTGATCAACAAATTCGATCAGAAGTTTCAGAAGAAGTTCAAGAACGAGAGCGTAGTCGCCTACACCGACTTCTATTCGCAGGCAACAAACCTGCTGTCCAGCGATGAGCTGAAAGCATTCGACCTGAATGAAGAAAAAGCCGAAGACCGGGACCGCTATGGTCGCAACTCCTTTGGACAGGGTTGTATGCTGGCCCGTCGTCTCGTGGAAAACAATGTCCGCTGCGTCGAAGTCACCTTCGGTGGCTGGGACATGCACCGCGACATCTATGATGATAACATCCTGCCCAACAAGACAGGTATCCTTGATAAAGCACTCGGAAATCTGCTTCAGGATCTCTCCGACCGTGGCCTGCTCGACGAGACCCTCGTTGTGCTCACCACCGAATTCGGTCGAACCCCGGTAATCAACCAGAATGCCGGCCGTGACCATCACCCCGGTGTCTTCTCAGCAGCTCTGATGGGTGGCGGCATCAAGGGTGGTCAGTTCTACGGTAAATCGGATAAAGGTGGACAAAGTGTCGAAACGGACGGCGTACTTCCGGCTGACTTCAATGCCACCATCGCCACTGCCCTGGGACTTCCCATCGACAAGGAAATCTTCTCCCCCAACGGTCGCCCCTTCAAGGTGGCCCACGATGGCGATCCGGTACTGAAACTGCTCTAA